Proteins co-encoded in one Sus scrofa isolate TJ Tabasco breed Duroc chromosome 14, Sscrofa11.1, whole genome shotgun sequence genomic window:
- the LOC100154128 gene encoding olfactory receptor 6B1-like, translated as MSPGTNSSEVTEFILGGFPGSRGLHGGLLGLFLLAYLLTVTENLLIAAVICTSPLLHKPMYIFLGNLSFLEVGYVSVTVPKMLLSLAAPEFRRISFAGCMAQLYFFLALACTECTLLGVMAYDRYVAICRPLRYPAVMSPSLCSLLATGSWLSGFTVSMGKVFFISRLGYCGPNVVNHFFCDVSPLLNLACSDMSLAELVDFLLALLILLGPLLLTVSSYCAIISAVLGIPSTAGRRKAFSTCASHLAVVLIFYSASLFIYARPRAVSSFDLHKLVSVVYTVLTPLLNPIIYCLRNREVKAALHRAGQRAAGALGTSSWDALWASSRPSPGPPPGPTPGPLSYAPPARHPCTSSAADRPCADR; from the coding sequence ATGTCTCCAGGCACCAACTCCTCAGAGGTGACCGAGTTCATCCTGGGGGGCTTCCCGGGCTCGCGGGGCCTCCACGGGGGCCTGCTGGGGCTGTTCCTGCTGGCCTACCTGCTGACCGTCACCGAGAACCTGCTCATCGCGGCCGTGATCTGCACCAGCCCCCTGCTGCACAAGCCCATGTACATCTTCCTGGGCAACCTGTCCTTCCTGGAGGTGGGGTACGTCTCCGTCACGGTGCCCAAGATGCTGCTCAGCCTGGCGGCGCCCGAATTCCGCCGCATCTCCTTCGCAGGCTGCATGGCGCAGCTATACTTCTTCCTGGCGCTGGCCTGCACCGAGTGCACGCTCCTGGGcgtcatggcctatgaccgctacgtggccatctgccgTCCCCTGCGCTACCCGGCCGTCATGAGCCCCAGCCTCTGCAGCCTCTTGGCCACAGGTTCCTGGCTCTCGGGCTTCACCGTCTCCATGGGAAAGGTCTTCTTCATCTCGCGCCTGGGCTACTGCGGCCCCAATGTCGTGAACCACTTCTTCTGCGACGTGTCCCCCCTGCTGAACCTGGCCTGCTCCGACATGTCCCTGGCAGAGCTCGTGGACTTCCTCCTGGCACTGCTCATCCTGCTGGGGCCCCTGCTGCTCACCGTCTCCTCCTACTGCGCCATCATCAGCGCCGTGCTGGGCATCCCCTCCACCGCCGGCCGCcgcaaggccttctccacctgcgcCTCGCACCTGGCCGTGGTGCTCATCTTCTACTCGGCCTCCCTCTTCATCTACGCCCGGCCTCGCGCCGTCAGCTCCTTCGACCTCCACAAGCTGGTGTCCGTGGTCTACACGGTGCTCACGCCCCTgctcaaccccatcatctacTGCCTGCGGAACCGGGAGGTCAAGGCGGCCCTGCACAGGGCGGGGCAGAGGGCGGCCGGGGCCCTGGGCACCTCCTCCTGGGATGCGCTGTGGGCCAGCTCCCGCCCGTCCCCAGGACCACCCCCGGGACCCACCCCTGGACCCCTCTCTTATGCTCCCCCCGCTCGGCACCCGTGCACCAGCTCTGCGGCTGACCGGCCCTGTGCTGACCGATGA